The following coding sequences lie in one Caloramator mitchellensis genomic window:
- a CDS encoding thioredoxin domain-containing protein: MMDRVGIPNKLIKEKSPYLLQHAYNPVDWYPWGDDAFQKAKIEDRPIFLSIGYATCHWCHVMAHESFEDEKVAELMNETFVNIKVDREERPDIDAIYMSVCQMMTGGGGWPLTIIMTPDKKPFYAATYIPKESKFGRMGLLDLIAIIKDKWEKEKTKIIKSADDITESIKTFSNEGPGEDFNKEISDSALNQFISSFDEKYGGFGRAPKFPSPHNFLFLLRYYNRTKNKQALDMVRKSLDEMLLGGIFDHIGYGFHRYSTDRFWRLPHFEKMLYDQAMLIMAYTEGYLVTKKDDYKYTVEKIIDYILRVMKSKEGGFFSAEDADSEGEEGKFYVWSIKEIREVLNKEESDIIEKVYNLSEEGNFEDEATGRRLGVNIFYQNQTLDKLREELQLEDIEKRLEKIREKLFNEREKREKPLLDDKILVDWNGLMIAALSKAYMVLGNEKYIQAATDATEFILGGLDKNKRLFHMYREGQWKVYGNLDDYAFMIWGIIELYEATFEIRYLETALKLSEDAFKYFADYDRGGFYFTPNDNEELLIRNKEIYDGAIPSGNSVMMLNLLRLARITGRTELEDSAFGIYRAFSKSIKSMPMGYSFLLCGVEFAIGEGLEIVIVGDKSANETKNIVKIINEKFLPNKVMLLKPIDEKEAQRVHNLAEYTLNQNLINDKTTVYICKNFVCNNPTNKPEEVKRLIN, translated from the coding sequence ATGATGGATAGAGTGGGTATTCCAAATAAATTAATAAAAGAAAAATCTCCTTATTTACTACAACACGCATATAATCCTGTTGATTGGTATCCGTGGGGAGATGATGCATTCCAAAAGGCTAAAATTGAGGATAGGCCAATATTTTTATCAATAGGATATGCAACCTGCCACTGGTGTCATGTAATGGCACATGAAAGCTTTGAAGATGAGAAAGTAGCAGAGTTGATGAATGAAACATTTGTTAACATCAAAGTTGATAGGGAAGAAAGACCGGATATTGATGCAATTTACATGAGTGTTTGCCAGATGATGACAGGTGGAGGAGGATGGCCATTAACGATTATAATGACTCCAGATAAAAAACCTTTTTATGCGGCTACCTACATACCAAAGGAGAGTAAATTTGGCAGAATGGGACTGCTTGACTTAATTGCTATAATTAAGGATAAGTGGGAAAAGGAAAAGACAAAAATAATAAAGTCTGCCGATGATATTACAGAAAGTATAAAGACTTTTTCGAACGAAGGTCCTGGCGAAGATTTTAATAAGGAGATTTCTGATTCTGCCCTTAATCAATTTATATCTTCCTTTGATGAAAAATATGGAGGTTTCGGAAGGGCACCTAAATTTCCTTCTCCGCATAATTTTTTGTTTCTTTTAAGATATTATAATAGAACAAAAAATAAACAAGCTCTTGATATGGTAAGAAAATCCCTGGATGAAATGCTACTGGGAGGAATATTTGACCATATTGGGTATGGCTTTCACAGATATTCTACGGACAGATTCTGGAGATTGCCTCATTTTGAAAAAATGTTATATGACCAAGCAATGCTTATAATGGCATATACTGAAGGCTATTTGGTTACCAAAAAGGATGACTATAAATATACTGTTGAAAAAATTATAGACTATATTCTTAGGGTGATGAAATCTAAAGAAGGAGGATTCTTTTCTGCTGAGGATGCAGATAGCGAAGGTGAAGAGGGGAAATTTTATGTATGGAGCATTAAAGAAATAAGGGAAGTTCTTAATAAGGAAGAATCAGATATAATAGAAAAAGTATACAATTTAAGCGAAGAAGGAAATTTTGAAGATGAAGCTACAGGAAGGAGATTGGGAGTTAATATTTTTTATCAAAATCAGACTTTAGATAAACTTAGAGAAGAATTACAATTAGAAGATATCGAAAAAAGGCTTGAAAAGATTAGGGAGAAACTTTTTAACGAAAGAGAAAAAAGAGAAAAGCCTCTTCTGGACGATAAAATTCTTGTTGATTGGAATGGGCTTATGATTGCAGCTTTATCTAAAGCCTATATGGTATTAGGAAATGAAAAATATATACAAGCAGCAACGGATGCCACGGAATTTATTTTGGGCGGCCTAGATAAAAACAAAAGACTTTTTCACATGTATAGAGAAGGTCAGTGGAAAGTATATGGGAATCTCGATGATTATGCTTTTATGATTTGGGGTATAATTGAACTATATGAAGCAACATTTGAAATTAGATATTTAGAGACAGCATTGAAGTTAAGTGAGGACGCTTTTAAGTATTTTGCTGATTATGATAGAGGAGGTTTTTATTTCACTCCGAATGATAATGAGGAACTCCTAATTAGAAATAAAGAGATTTATGATGGTGCAATCCCATCGGGTAATTCCGTAATGATGCTGAACCTATTAAGACTTGCAAGGATAACAGGTAGGACGGAATTGGAAGATAGTGCCTTTGGAATTTATAGAGCCTTTTCAAAAAGTATAAAATCAATGCCAATGGGATATTCATTTTTGCTATGCGGAGTTGAATTTGCTATTGGAGAAGGTTTAGAAATAGTAATCGTGGGGGACAAATCAGCAAATGAAACTAAGAACATAGTTAAAATTATTAACGAAAAATTTTTGCCAAACAAAGTAATGTTATTAAAACCAATTGATGAGAAAGAAGCTCAAAGGGTGCATAACTTGGCAGAGTATACTTTAAATCAAAATTTGATAAACGATAAAACAACGGTGTATATTTGTAAAAATTTTGTCTGCAACAATCCGACTAATAAACCTGAAGAAGTAAAAAGATTAATCAATTAA
- a CDS encoding cupin domain-containing protein gives MYYPYFCPYFFNQTRNSNDYSFTPFISCPCPYLANMSPYDYEFTNEYNPDDMRFDDSRSDYLHPSQDYGLIQLKDYGSKPYVVDIEKATKQNNNFRLALWTGKYLQLTLMSINPGEEIGLELHPDVDQFLSIEDGQGVVMMGDKKDKLDFKANVYADYAILIPAGKWHNLINTGDRPLKLYSIYAPPEHPKGTIHKTKKDAEAAEKEHK, from the coding sequence ATGTATTACCCTTATTTTTGCCCATATTTTTTCAATCAGACTAGGAACTCTAATGACTACTCTTTTACACCATTCATTTCATGTCCGTGCCCTTACTTAGCAAATATGTCCCCTTATGACTATGAATTCACAAATGAATATAATCCTGATGATATGCGCTTTGATGATTCAAGATCAGATTATTTACATCCTTCTCAGGATTATGGTTTAATTCAGCTTAAGGATTATGGCTCAAAGCCATATGTGGTAGACATTGAAAAAGCCACTAAACAAAATAATAATTTCCGTCTAGCTTTATGGACAGGAAAATATCTGCAGCTGACATTGATGAGTATTAACCCAGGTGAAGAAATAGGTTTAGAGCTTCATCCTGATGTTGATCAGTTCTTGAGCATCGAAGACGGTCAGGGAGTTGTAATGATGGGGGATAAGAAAGACAAGTTGGATTTTAAAGCAAACGTTTATGCAGACTATGCAATTTTGATACCAGCCGGTAAATGGCATAACTTGATAAACACTGGTGACAGACCTCTTAAGCTTTATTCCATTTATGCACCTCCAGAACATCCAAAAGGCACAATTCATAAAACTAAGAAAGATGCAGAGGCTGCTGAAAAGGAGCATAAATAG
- a CDS encoding LysM peptidoglycan-binding domain-containing protein, which produces MKKEKDYQNSNNAKENKRAQIPERCRVGYQRYTVAAGDTMEKIARQFNVSVDFLIAENPHISDPDKIFPGDVLCVPVKPGPGEIRVPESCPLGYERYTVKQGDTVFKIAQERGVLIDLISLNNPHIPDFSVIFPGDVLCVPVALTFPYCQVLKPMDQVNRNAFGSAMVQRLLNGQHQLVITGASLPEPSTFGNFDEYEGFVGIPGIGGYGFRLTRVSERALGLWTGSIILTPLLSIGNQVYIIPSNSKTGASGRPILGGVFTRND; this is translated from the coding sequence TTGAAGAAAGAAAAGGATTATCAGAATAGCAATAATGCAAAAGAAAATAAGCGTGCTCAAATCCCAGAAAGGTGCCGTGTGGGTTATCAAAGATATACTGTTGCTGCTGGTGATACGATGGAAAAGATAGCTAGGCAATTTAATGTAAGTGTAGATTTTTTAATTGCTGAGAATCCTCATATTTCTGATCCAGACAAAATATTTCCAGGGGATGTTTTATGTGTTCCTGTTAAGCCGGGACCTGGAGAAATCCGTGTGCCCGAGAGTTGTCCTCTAGGATATGAAAGATACACGGTAAAACAAGGAGATACAGTTTTTAAAATAGCACAAGAAAGAGGAGTTTTAATAGATTTGATTAGTTTAAATAATCCTCACATTCCTGATTTTAGTGTTATTTTTCCTGGTGATGTGCTATGTGTTCCAGTTGCACTTACATTCCCCTATTGTCAAGTGTTAAAACCGATGGATCAAGTTAATCGAAATGCTTTTGGCTCAGCTATGGTTCAAAGACTTTTAAATGGTCAACATCAGCTTGTTATTACAGGAGCATCTTTACCTGAGCCGTCTACATTTGGGAATTTTGATGAGTATGAGGGATTTGTGGGTATTCCGGGTATTGGTGGTTATGGTTTTAGGCTTACAAGAGTATCAGAAAGAGCACTGGGATTATGGACTGGAAGTATAATTCTTACACCTCTTTTATCAATAGGAAATCAAGTATATATAATACCGAGTAATTCTAAAACTGGAGCATCAGGTAGACCTATTTTAGGGGGAGTTTTTACAAGAAATGATTGA
- a CDS encoding class I SAM-dependent methyltransferase — protein sequence MNALKYFDSIASNWNQMRSEYFGEEIKKIAIDTLDIDKKICADLGCGTGFMSLEIAKKANIVFSIDISKNMLKELKGTAEKKGLKNIYPIKGKMDDIPLFDNSVDAAFTNMALHHIVDPQLAILEMYRILKPNGVITITDVEEHNGYWAKEEMFDEWLGFSHRQIYDWLKNSGFVDIEVKSTNLYCKGYSSKGEFTQTKIFIARARKER from the coding sequence ATGAATGCATTAAAATATTTTGATTCTATAGCAAGCAATTGGAATCAAATGAGAAGCGAATATTTTGGTGAAGAAATAAAAAAAATTGCTATTGATACACTTGATATAGACAAAAAAATTTGTGCTGACCTTGGCTGTGGAACTGGATTTATGTCATTAGAAATTGCTAAAAAAGCCAACATCGTTTTCTCAATTGACATTTCAAAAAACATGTTGAAAGAATTAAAAGGAACAGCCGAGAAGAAAGGATTAAAGAATATTTATCCTATAAAAGGCAAAATGGACGATATCCCTCTTTTTGATAACTCAGTTGATGCTGCTTTTACAAATATGGCATTGCATCATATTGTTGACCCACAGTTGGCTATACTAGAAATGTATAGGATTTTGAAGCCAAATGGTGTTATTACAATTACTGATGTAGAAGAACATAATGGGTATTGGGCAAAAGAAGAGATGTTTGATGAATGGTTAGGTTTTTCTCATAGGCAAATTTATGATTGGCTTAAAAATTCAGGATTTGTAGATATTGAAGTGAAGAGCACAAATCTTTACTGCAAAGGTTATTCAAGTAAGGGTGAATTTACTCAAACAAAAATATTTATAGCAAGAGCAAGAAAGGAGAGATAA
- a CDS encoding trans-sulfuration enzyme family protein has product MKIESLLIHGGVDGDELTGAVNVPVYLTSTYKQELPGAHKGYEYSRTGNPTRFALEKLISDLEGGIMGFAFSSGMAAITSVFMLLNSDEEVIISNNVYGGTYRVLNKIFKNLGINYKLVNTSDLNDVRNSITDKTKMIFIETPTNPLLSISDIAEISKIAKEHSLLTVVDNTFMTPYFQRPISLGADIVVHSATKYLGGHSDLVAGLVVVNSDYLAEKIHFIQNSTGGVLDPFSSYLLIRGIKTLAVRMDRHEQNAKTIVDEIKNMTGIDKVYYPTLLDEKSISIHNKQSSGNGAIISFSINEKYDLKRFLQNLKVITLGESLGGVESLICHPATMTHASIPKEIRDSLGITENLVRLSVGIENVDDLLNDIKNALKEALI; this is encoded by the coding sequence ATGAAAATTGAATCATTATTGATACATGGTGGCGTTGACGGTGATGAACTTACTGGCGCTGTTAATGTGCCAGTTTACCTCACTTCAACTTACAAACAAGAATTACCTGGGGCTCATAAAGGGTATGAATACTCAAGAACAGGTAATCCTACCAGGTTTGCACTTGAAAAATTAATCTCTGACCTTGAAGGTGGCATAATGGGATTTGCTTTTTCATCTGGAATGGCTGCTATAACATCTGTGTTCATGCTATTGAATTCTGATGAAGAAGTGATCATTTCAAACAATGTTTACGGGGGAACTTACAGAGTATTAAACAAAATTTTTAAAAATCTTGGAATAAATTATAAATTGGTAAACACATCAGATTTAAATGACGTAAGAAACAGTATAACAGATAAAACAAAGATGATTTTTATCGAAACTCCTACTAATCCTTTGCTTTCCATTTCAGATATTGCTGAAATATCAAAAATTGCAAAGGAGCATAGCCTTTTGACAGTTGTTGACAATACATTTATGACTCCATACTTTCAAAGACCAATCTCATTAGGCGCTGACATAGTAGTCCATAGTGCAACAAAATATTTGGGTGGCCATAGTGATTTGGTTGCAGGATTGGTTGTAGTAAATAGTGACTATTTAGCAGAGAAAATACATTTTATACAAAACTCAACAGGCGGTGTTCTTGACCCATTTAGTTCATATCTATTAATAAGAGGTATAAAAACTTTAGCTGTTAGAATGGACAGACATGAACAAAATGCCAAGACAATAGTTGATGAAATAAAAAATATGACTGGCATTGATAAAGTGTATTATCCGACACTATTAGATGAAAAATCAATATCTATTCATAATAAACAATCATCAGGTAATGGTGCAATTATTAGTTTTTCAATTAATGAAAAATATGATTTAAAAAGGTTTTTACAAAACCTAAAAGTTATAACGCTTGGTGAAAGCCTTGGTGGTGTTGAATCTCTTATATGCCATCCTGCTACTATGACTCATGCATCAATTCCAAAAGAAATTAGAGATAGCCTTGGCATAACTGAAAATTTAGTTAGACTATCAGTTGGAATTGAAAACGTAGATGATTTATTAAATGATATAAAAAATGCTTTGAAGGAGGCTTTAATATGA
- a CDS encoding S-ribosylhomocysteine lyase, with amino-acid sequence MIKVESFELDHTKVVAPYVRKCGLLQGEKGDLISKFDLRFMQPNKEDMPTSAIHTIEHLLAGYMREEMDGIIDISPMGCRTGFYMIAWGDVSIDTVKKALINSLKKILETKEIPATNEIQCGNYRDHSLFSAKEYSKYVLERLV; translated from the coding sequence ATGATTAAAGTAGAAAGTTTTGAACTTGACCATACAAAAGTAGTTGCTCCATATGTAAGAAAGTGTGGATTATTACAAGGAGAAAAGGGGGATTTGATTTCAAAGTTTGATTTAAGATTCATGCAGCCAAATAAAGAGGATATGCCAACATCAGCTATCCATACTATAGAACACCTTCTTGCCGGCTACATGAGGGAAGAGATGGATGGAATTATAGATATTTCACCTATGGGCTGCAGGACAGGCTTTTATATGATTGCCTGGGGAGATGTCTCAATTGATACAGTTAAGAAAGCACTAATTAATTCATTAAAAAAAATATTAGAAACAAAAGAAATTCCAGCGACAAATGAAATTCAATGTGGAAATTATAGAGACCATTCTCTTTTTTCTGCTAAAGAATATTCTAAATATGTGTTAGAAAGGCTGGTATAA
- the cysK gene encoding cysteine synthase A, with product MNYLNDIKELIGNTPILKLNNIGNRKGINIFAKLEFMNPGGSVKDRIGEYMIKEAENEGKLKKGSTIIEATAGNTGIGIAMAALNRGYRLIFVVPEKFSIEKIAVMKALGAEIVLTPLEDGMKGAMSKASELLNSIDGAITLNQFENLANPKAHYETTGREIYDALNGQIDYFVAGAGSGGTFSGVAKYLKEMNPNIKTFIADPIGSTMGGGEEGCYKIEGIGNNFIPATLDLNLVDGFIKISDDEAFEMSKMLAKNEGLLVGSSSGAALSATLKLAEKIEAGNIVTIFPDRGDRYLSKGLY from the coding sequence ATGAATTATTTAAATGATATCAAAGAGCTAATTGGCAATACACCTATTTTAAAATTGAATAACATAGGTAATAGAAAAGGTATAAATATATTTGCTAAACTAGAGTTTATGAACCCTGGCGGTAGCGTTAAAGATAGAATTGGAGAATATATGATTAAAGAAGCAGAAAATGAAGGTAAATTGAAAAAAGGTTCAACAATCATTGAGGCAACAGCAGGTAATACAGGCATTGGAATTGCAATGGCAGCATTAAATAGAGGATATAGATTAATATTTGTAGTTCCTGAAAAATTCTCAATTGAAAAGATAGCCGTAATGAAGGCCCTAGGTGCCGAAATTGTTTTAACTCCATTAGAAGACGGAATGAAAGGAGCAATGTCAAAGGCATCTGAACTTTTAAATTCAATTGATGGAGCCATAACCCTTAATCAGTTTGAAAACTTAGCAAATCCAAAAGCACACTATGAAACAACAGGCAGAGAAATTTATGATGCTCTTAATGGTCAAATAGACTATTTTGTTGCAGGTGCTGGAAGTGGTGGAACATTTAGTGGTGTTGCTAAGTATCTAAAAGAAATGAATCCAAATATTAAAACTTTTATCGCTGACCCAATAGGTTCAACAATGGGCGGAGGTGAAGAGGGTTGCTATAAAATAGAAGGCATCGGTAATAATTTTATACCTGCAACTTTGGATCTCAATTTAGTTGATGGATTTATTAAAATCTCCGACGATGAAGCATTTGAAATGTCTAAAATGCTTGCTAAAAATGAAGGGCTGCTAGTAGGTTCATCCTCGGGAGCTGCTTTATCTGCAACTTTAAAACTTGCTGAAAAAATTGAAGCTGGAAATATTGTAACTATTTTTCCTGATAGAGGCGATAGATATCTAAGTAAAGGCCTTTATTGA
- a CDS encoding YbjQ family protein, whose product MILVNTDFISGRELETLSIVKGSVVHSKNIGKDILSGLKTLVGGEITAYTEMMNEARAIATKRMVEEAEKLGADAVINIRYATSNIMQGAAEVIVYGTAVKFK is encoded by the coding sequence ATGATATTAGTAAATACTGATTTTATTTCTGGGAGAGAATTGGAGACTTTGAGCATAGTCAAAGGTTCAGTTGTTCATTCAAAGAACATAGGAAAAGACATTTTAAGCGGACTTAAAACATTAGTTGGAGGAGAAATAACAGCTTATACCGAAATGATGAATGAGGCAAGAGCTATTGCAACAAAAAGAATGGTGGAGGAAGCTGAAAAGCTTGGTGCAGATGCAGTAATAAATATAAGATATGCAACAAGCAATATTATGCAAGGGGCAGCTGAAGTTATAGTATATGGAACAGCAGTAAAATTTAAGTGA